The following DNA comes from Ricinus communis isolate WT05 ecotype wild-type chromosome 10, ASM1957865v1, whole genome shotgun sequence.
CTAATCCTGCCATCATTTCTACTCCTATAAGTCTTAGGTTCACCATGCTGCATCAGTGCACCATCTCCATTTTGAGAATTATACCTAGAATTTCTGAAACCACCTCTGCGACTAATCCTGCCATAATTTGTACTTCTGTTAGTCTTACCTTCACCATGTTGCATCAATGCATCATCTCCAGGTCCGGAATATCTAGAATTATTTAGACGGCCATTCCGACTAATCCTACCATTATTTTCAGTCCTATTAGTGTCAGTTTTACCACGCTGCATCAATGCACCAGCTCCAGATTTGTAATATCTGGAATTCCTTAAACCACCCTTCCGACTAGTACTGACATCATTTTGACCCCTATTATTCTTAGTCTCACCAAGTTGCATCAATGCATCATCTCCTCTTTCCTTTCTTGAATCCGATGAACCTAAACCACTCCCAACTCTACTTCTCCTCTGCTTCCACATTTCCCCGCCATTTTTCCTTCTATTACTCTTATCCATCCCCCATTTTCCATCTAAATTATCATCATATCCACTATCCGAATCCGAACCCAACAATTCCACACCGTCATTCTTAGTATCCCTTAAATATCCAtctttattatcattatcactttcattatcaaaacccacttCACCAATATCCCCAGAAATCAAACCATAAGGTTTAACACTATGAACAACACCTTTAGGGAAAAATCTAGCAGAGGGTAAACCATCAGGACTCTGAAACAACTGGGGCCCATCATTCTCGGACCACAAATCAAACCCACCTGGTTTCTGAAAGCGGTCAGCCAAGACTTTAACTTGTTCATCAGCTTTAACAGAAAAC
Coding sequences within:
- the LOC8273261 gene encoding uncharacterized protein LOC8273261, with product MSLSMSISIPTTQFSFSKTLTSQNPFLLSLKTPPIPRKTTVIRMGGGPRTYPGGVSKWQWKRMQAKKAKQLLKARLCRERQIYEMRKRAELKAAVSELERPWEVVERAPNLFSVKADEQVKVLADRFQKPGGFDLWSENDGPQLFQSPDGLPSARFFPKGVVHSVKPYGLISGDIGEVGFDNESDNDNKDGYLRDTKNDGVELLGSDSDSGYDDNLDGKWGMDKSNRRKNGGEMWKQRRSRVGSGLGSSDSRKERGDDALMQLGETKNNRGQNDVSTSRKGGLRNSRYYKSGAGALMQRGKTDTNRTENNGRISRNGRLNNSRYSGPGDDALMQHGEGKTNRSTNYGRISRRGGFRNSRYNSQNGDGALMQHGEPKTYRSRNDGRISRHGGLRNSKFSYESEVFDMNLQQDGSNGFQAKNRRFESSSRAPKAYESF